One Mycolicibacterium parafortuitum DNA segment encodes these proteins:
- a CDS encoding dipeptidase, with protein MSDLVQRVRDVLPSVRADLEDLVRIQSVWADPDRRPEVQRSAETVSKLLSEAGFDDVAIVAEGGAPAVIARHPAPDGAPTVLLYAHHDVQPEGDPAQWHSAPFEPAERDGRLYGRGTADDKAGIATHLAAFRAHGGNPPVGVTVFVEGEEESGSPSLSALLAKHRDALAADVIVIADSDNWSTEIPSLTVSLRGLADCVVEVATLDHGLHSGMWGGVVPDALSVLVRLLASLHDDDGNVAVEGLHVADAPEVDYPPERVRADTGVLDGVREIGSGSATQRLWAKPAITVIGIDTTPIAKASNTLIPRARAKISMRVAPGGDAAAHLAALTRHLESHAPWGAQVTVTPGDLGEPYAIDADGPVYDAARSAFRQAWGHDAVDTGVGGSIPFIAEFAAAFPDAKILVTGVEDPDTQAHSINESLHLGVLERAATAEALLLARLGELDGQIAP; from the coding sequence ATGAGCGATCTCGTGCAACGCGTCCGCGACGTCCTGCCGTCGGTGCGCGCCGACCTCGAAGACCTGGTGCGCATCCAGTCCGTGTGGGCGGATCCCGACCGCCGTCCCGAAGTGCAGCGGTCGGCCGAAACGGTGTCGAAGTTGTTGTCCGAGGCCGGGTTCGACGATGTCGCGATCGTCGCCGAGGGCGGCGCCCCCGCCGTCATCGCCCGTCATCCCGCGCCGGACGGTGCGCCGACGGTGCTGCTGTACGCCCACCACGATGTGCAGCCCGAAGGCGACCCCGCCCAGTGGCACAGCGCCCCATTCGAGCCGGCCGAACGGGACGGCCGGCTGTACGGTCGCGGCACCGCCGACGACAAGGCCGGTATCGCAACGCATCTCGCCGCGTTCCGAGCGCACGGCGGCAATCCGCCGGTCGGGGTGACCGTCTTCGTCGAGGGTGAGGAGGAGTCGGGCTCGCCGTCGCTGAGCGCGCTGCTGGCCAAGCACCGCGACGCGCTGGCCGCCGATGTCATCGTGATCGCCGACTCCGACAACTGGAGCACCGAGATCCCGTCGCTGACGGTGTCGTTGCGCGGTCTGGCCGACTGTGTGGTCGAGGTCGCCACCCTCGACCACGGCCTGCACTCGGGGATGTGGGGCGGGGTGGTGCCCGACGCGCTGTCGGTTCTGGTGCGCCTGCTCGCCTCGCTGCACGACGACGACGGCAACGTGGCCGTCGAGGGCCTGCACGTCGCCGACGCTCCCGAGGTCGACTACCCGCCCGAGCGGGTCCGGGCCGACACCGGCGTCCTCGACGGGGTGCGCGAGATCGGCTCCGGCTCAGCGACACAACGGCTTTGGGCCAAGCCGGCGATCACGGTCATCGGTATCGACACCACACCCATCGCGAAGGCGTCCAACACGCTGATCCCGCGCGCTCGCGCCAAGATCAGCATGCGGGTGGCCCCCGGCGGTGACGCCGCCGCGCACCTCGCGGCGCTGACCCGGCACCTGGAGAGCCATGCGCCGTGGGGCGCGCAGGTGACCGTCACCCCCGGAGATCTCGGCGAACCGTACGCCATCGACGCCGACGGCCCCGTCTACGACGCCGCGCGCAGCGCGTTTCGGCAGGCGTGGGGACACGACGCCGTCGACACCGGAGTCGGCGGATCGATCCCGTTCATCGCGGAGTTCGCGGCGGCATTCCCCGACGCCAAGATTCTGGTCACCGGCGTCGAGGACCCCGACACCCAGGCGCACAGCATCAACGAGAGCCTGCACCTGGGCGTGCTGGAACGAGCGGCGACGGCCGAGGCGCTGCTGCTGGCCCGGCTCGGTGAACTAGACGGACAGATCGCGCCGTAG
- the bcp gene encoding thioredoxin-dependent thiol peroxidase — translation MPQTPRLEVGDEAPAFSLPDADGNTVSLSDYKGRKVIVYFYPAASTPGCTKQACDFRDSLAELNEAGLDVVGISPDKPAKLAKFRDAEGLTFPLLSDPDKKVLEAWGAFGEKTMYGKTVQGVIRSTFLVDENGKIKVAQYNVRATGHVAKLRRDLSV, via the coding sequence ATGCCGCAAACCCCACGTCTCGAGGTCGGCGACGAAGCTCCGGCGTTCAGCCTTCCCGACGCCGACGGCAACACCGTCTCGCTGTCCGACTACAAGGGACGCAAGGTCATCGTGTACTTCTACCCGGCGGCGTCGACGCCGGGCTGCACCAAGCAGGCCTGCGACTTCCGGGACAGTCTCGCCGAGCTCAACGAGGCCGGTCTCGACGTCGTCGGGATCTCACCGGACAAGCCGGCGAAGCTCGCGAAGTTCCGCGACGCCGAGGGGCTGACGTTCCCCCTGCTGTCCGACCCGGACAAGAAGGTCCTCGAAGCGTGGGGCGCCTTCGGCGAGAAGACGATGTACGGCAAGACGGTGCAGGGCGTCATCCGTTCCACGTTCCTCGTCGACGAGAACGGCAAGATCAAGGTGGCGCAGTACAACGTCCGCGCCACCGGCCACGTCGCCAAACTACGGCGCGATCTGTCCGTCTAG
- a CDS encoding L,D-transpeptidase → MWQVNTASRARARRSWWVAVALVPALVLGLSACAGSTETPKPQVITDKGTPFGDLLVPKLSSSVKDGAVGVSAGAPVTVSAEDGVLGSVTMVNENGKSVEGKLSEDGLTWETSEPLGYNKRYTLTAQALGLGGVASRQMTFETHSPENLTMPYVLPNEGEVVGVGQPVAIRFDENIPNRLAAQRAITVKTEPPVEGAFYWLNNREVRWRPAKYWKPGTKVEVEVNTYGVDLGDGLFGQDNVSTSFTIGDEVISTVDDNTKTLTVRRNGEVVKTMPVSMGKNSTPTNNGVYIVGDRRSHMIMDSSTYGVPTNSPNGYRTEVDWATQISYSGIYVHAAPWSVGSQGEANVSHGCINVSTSNGQWFYDNSKRGDIVEIVNTVGSPLPGTDGLGDWNIPWEQWKAGNANV, encoded by the coding sequence ATGTGGCAGGTCAACACGGCGAGCCGTGCGCGGGCGAGACGGTCCTGGTGGGTGGCCGTTGCGCTGGTTCCCGCGCTTGTGCTGGGCCTCAGCGCCTGCGCGGGGAGCACCGAAACCCCCAAGCCGCAGGTGATCACGGACAAGGGCACCCCGTTCGGTGACCTCTTGGTGCCGAAGCTGTCGTCGTCGGTCAAGGACGGCGCCGTCGGCGTCAGCGCGGGCGCGCCCGTCACGGTCAGCGCCGAAGACGGTGTCCTGGGCTCGGTGACGATGGTCAACGAGAACGGCAAGTCGGTGGAGGGCAAGCTCTCCGAGGACGGCCTGACGTGGGAGACCTCCGAACCCCTCGGGTACAACAAGCGCTACACGCTCACCGCGCAGGCGCTGGGGCTCGGCGGGGTCGCGAGCCGGCAGATGACGTTCGAGACGCACAGCCCGGAAAATCTCACGATGCCTTACGTTTTGCCCAACGAGGGTGAGGTCGTCGGGGTGGGGCAGCCGGTCGCCATCCGGTTCGACGAGAACATCCCGAACCGGTTGGCCGCACAACGCGCCATCACCGTCAAGACCGAACCGCCCGTCGAGGGCGCGTTCTACTGGTTGAACAACCGTGAAGTCCGTTGGCGCCCAGCCAAGTACTGGAAGCCCGGCACCAAGGTCGAGGTCGAGGTCAACACCTACGGCGTCGACCTGGGCGACGGTCTGTTCGGTCAGGACAACGTGTCGACGAGCTTCACCATCGGCGACGAGGTGATCAGCACCGTCGACGACAACACCAAGACGTTGACGGTGCGCCGCAATGGCGAGGTCGTCAAGACCATGCCGGTGTCGATGGGCAAGAACAGCACGCCGACCAACAACGGCGTCTACATCGTCGGTGACCGCAGGTCGCACATGATCATGGATTCGTCGACCTACGGCGTTCCGACCAACTCGCCCAACGGCTATCGCACCGAGGTCGACTGGGCCACCCAGATCTCCTACAGCGGCATCTACGTGCACGCGGCGCCGTGGTCGGTGGGCAGCCAGGGCGAAGCCAACGTCAGCCACGGCTGCATCAACGTCAGCACGAGCAACGGCCAGTGGTTCTACGACAACTCCAAGCGCGGCGACATCGTCGAGATCGTCAACACCGTCGGATCGCCGCTGCCGGGCACCGACGGGCTGGGGGACTGGAACATCCCGTGGGAGCAGTGGAAGGCTGGCAACGCCAACGTGTGA
- the acpS gene encoding holo-ACP synthase AcpS, translating to MGIVGIGIDLVSIPEFAEQVDRPGTVFAETFTPGERRDAADKSSSAARHLAARWAAKEAVIKAWSGSRFSKRPVLPEAIHRDIEVITDMWGRPRVRLSGAVAEHLKEVTIHLSLTHEADTAAAVAVLEER from the coding sequence GTGGGCATCGTCGGGATAGGTATCGACCTCGTCTCCATTCCGGAGTTCGCCGAGCAGGTGGATCGCCCGGGCACGGTGTTCGCCGAGACGTTCACGCCGGGGGAGCGGCGCGACGCCGCCGACAAGAGTTCGTCGGCGGCGCGCCACCTCGCGGCGCGGTGGGCGGCCAAGGAGGCGGTGATCAAGGCCTGGTCGGGATCGCGGTTCTCCAAGCGGCCGGTGCTGCCTGAGGCGATCCACCGCGACATCGAGGTGATCACCGACATGTGGGGGCGCCCCCGGGTCCGGTTGTCCGGCGCGGTGGCCGAGCACCTCAAAGAGGTGACGATCCACCTGTCGCTGACCCACGAGGCCGACACCGCCGCCGCGGTCGCCGTCCTCGAAGAGCGCTAG
- the orn gene encoding oligoribonuclease, with protein sequence MRDELVWIDCEMTGLDLKSDLLIEIAVLVTDSELNILGDGLDVVIHADDAALSSMVDVVAKMHAKSGLVDEVRASTVDVATAEDMVLTYIREHVKQAKTAPLAGNSIATDRGFIARDMPKLDDFLHYRMIDVSSIKELCRRWYPRIYFGQPEKGLAHRALADIHESIRELRYYRQTAFVAPPGPSTSDIAAVAAELGPPRQDEKQDDSAPEGSTG encoded by the coding sequence GTGCGAGACGAACTGGTGTGGATCGACTGCGAGATGACGGGCCTGGACCTGAAATCCGACCTGCTCATCGAGATCGCGGTACTGGTGACCGATTCGGAGCTGAACATCCTCGGCGACGGCCTCGACGTGGTCATCCACGCCGACGACGCCGCGCTGTCCTCGATGGTCGACGTCGTCGCCAAGATGCACGCCAAGTCGGGCCTCGTCGACGAGGTGCGCGCGTCCACCGTCGACGTCGCAACCGCCGAGGACATGGTGCTGACCTACATCCGGGAGCACGTCAAACAGGCCAAGACCGCGCCGCTGGCCGGGAACTCGATCGCGACCGACCGCGGGTTCATCGCCCGCGACATGCCCAAGCTCGACGACTTCCTGCACTACCGGATGATCGACGTCAGCTCGATCAAGGAGCTGTGCAGGCGCTGGTACCCGCGGATCTACTTCGGGCAGCCCGAGAAGGGGCTCGCGCACCGCGCGCTGGCCGACATCCACGAGTCGATCCGCGAGCTGCGCTACTACCGCCAGACCGCGTTCGTCGCGCCGCCCGGGCCCTCGACCAGCGACATCGCGGCCGTCGCGGCCGAGTTGGGACCCCCTAGGCAGGACGAGAAGCAGGACGATTCGGCTCCAGAGGGGTCCACCGGCTAA
- a CDS encoding MFS transporter: MSQLPPTTGPPIDAAPRSRVLAWAMWDFGATAINAIVITFVFTVYLTTTVGDDLPGDTSPASWLGRALALAGLVVALLAPVTGVLVDAPSRRRRALAVLTGLVVLFTASLSLIRDDHRYLWPGLVLLACTAACSELATVPYNAMLRELSTPQTSGRISGIGLALGYFGSVLALLVVYLGFISGDGDTRGLLGIPVGDGQNVRAAMLLVAAWFALFALPLLIFAPKNDAAPPPRVGFFGAYRRLWSDVRAEWRRDRNLVYYLGASAVFRDGLTGIFTFGAVLGVNVYGVSDADVLLFGVAACVVAALGAVVGGRFDDRVGSKTVIVASLSALIAVGLTLMAVSGPLAFWVCGLLLCLFIGPTLSSARTLMMRMAEHGKEGVTFGLYTTAGRAATFLAPWLFSLFIDIFDSYRAGMAGLLLVVVAGLLLFLPVRAPHRI; encoded by the coding sequence ATGAGCCAGCTGCCGCCCACGACCGGCCCGCCCATCGATGCGGCGCCGCGCTCACGCGTGCTGGCCTGGGCGATGTGGGATTTCGGGGCGACAGCGATCAATGCGATCGTCATCACGTTCGTCTTCACCGTCTACCTCACCACCACCGTCGGCGACGACCTGCCGGGGGACACCAGCCCGGCGAGCTGGCTGGGCCGCGCGCTGGCGCTGGCCGGTCTGGTGGTCGCGCTGCTGGCCCCGGTCACCGGGGTGCTCGTCGACGCGCCTTCGCGCCGCCGCCGCGCCCTGGCCGTACTGACCGGACTGGTGGTGTTGTTCACGGCCTCGCTGAGCCTGATCCGAGACGACCACCGCTACCTGTGGCCGGGGCTGGTGTTGCTGGCGTGCACCGCGGCGTGCAGCGAGTTGGCCACGGTGCCCTACAACGCGATGTTGCGCGAACTGTCCACGCCGCAGACTTCGGGCCGCATCTCCGGCATCGGATTGGCCTTGGGCTACTTCGGCAGCGTGCTCGCACTGCTGGTGGTGTATCTGGGCTTCATCTCCGGTGACGGCGACACCCGCGGACTGCTCGGGATTCCGGTCGGCGACGGGCAGAACGTGCGCGCGGCGATGCTGCTGGTTGCGGCATGGTTCGCGCTGTTCGCGTTGCCGCTGCTGATCTTCGCGCCGAAGAACGACGCGGCGCCCCCGCCTCGCGTCGGCTTCTTCGGCGCGTACCGGCGGCTGTGGTCCGACGTGCGCGCCGAGTGGCGCCGAGACCGCAACCTCGTCTACTACCTGGGCGCCAGTGCCGTGTTCCGGGACGGGCTGACCGGGATCTTCACCTTCGGCGCCGTGCTCGGCGTCAACGTCTACGGGGTCTCGGATGCCGACGTGCTGCTGTTCGGCGTCGCGGCCTGCGTCGTCGCGGCACTCGGGGCGGTCGTGGGTGGGCGGTTCGACGACCGCGTGGGCTCCAAGACGGTGATCGTCGCATCGCTGTCGGCGTTGATCGCGGTGGGGCTGACCCTGATGGCGGTGTCGGGACCGTTGGCGTTCTGGGTGTGCGGGCTGCTGCTGTGCCTGTTCATCGGCCCGACGTTGTCCTCGGCGCGCACCTTGATGATGCGGATGGCCGAACACGGCAAGGAGGGCGTCACGTTCGGGCTGTACACCACGGCCGGTCGCGCCGCGACATTCCTGGCACCGTGGCTGTTTTCGTTGTTCATCGACATCTTCGACAGCTACCGCGCCGGGATGGCCGGCCTGCTGCTCGTCGTCGTGGCCGGGCTGCTGCTCTTCCTGCCGGTGCGTGCCCCGCACCGCATCTAG
- a CDS encoding S15 peptidase family protein: protein MNAARYIGRVGGLAVAFGVGTAVLGGYGAAVAKPAADGADSTVSAPRSGPAETASADSGDKASTGAKPTSGSREDTDADAVDDDAADDVDGDAADEESAVTEESADADEADTSRKPARARGAAPGRESASTDTDTDTNEATTPSAGNTAAEPAGSTDEVAEVAPAGRTAQALTWLSSPAAVAGRTSATATQTATTAVPNPWAALIDAIFTPFAGGGPAGLPADSPLSWAAAAAARREALFAGPIVVDPATMAFEDGVIYGSINATATNGRQLFYTVIGSSPEGGKTTLLSTAGGFTFLPDLAVVNARGSDTFTVMVSQESALVVLLKQIPVLGDLVDPIVLTLQQTPILGAVLQPIIGYRVITSVTVDTGEMIPENVPFAFTTKVESFDGTKISVNFFPAAGLQNGQDAETIFNGPGLGSAGYTDPTAVISLANLIPGIKTLRDGGYNVVTWDPRGEFASGGILQLDSPFFEGRDVQALISWAATLPGVKTNAPGDPVMGMVGGSYGGGIQLVTAGIDKRVEAIVPVIAWNSLTMALYPEKAFKSGWATLLGLDLLTAGARINAQIYPAIILGDLLGFITEVQQAIIESSGPTVLVNSITAPTLLIQGTVDGLFTLRQAFTNAAMLGANGVPVDMIWACGGHGICLNPPNDNQATHLVNATMDWLDRYVRGNELVPTGPRFEWYDQNGDYHASEVMPTESGFYGEPFVTQDDGGFLPIIPIGGSGPQTQSPTPWLLSPATASKASLALNMTIAPPEGAQFVGAPQVTLTYEGLGTATHIYGQIVDDATGLVLGNLVTAIPVTLDGRSRTVTFDLEQIAYTAGAGDTLTLQLTGFATPYLDLTQIGFIDVQGVTLSLPTVSTAEPVTGELAAAVVAA, encoded by the coding sequence ATGAACGCAGCCAGGTATATCGGCCGAGTCGGGGGCCTCGCGGTCGCTTTCGGGGTCGGCACGGCCGTCCTCGGTGGCTACGGTGCGGCCGTTGCCAAGCCTGCGGCGGACGGTGCGGATTCCACGGTGTCGGCCCCGCGCTCCGGCCCCGCCGAGACGGCATCCGCCGACTCCGGTGACAAGGCGTCCACGGGTGCGAAGCCCACGTCCGGCTCCCGCGAGGACACCGACGCCGACGCTGTCGATGACGATGCAGCCGACGACGTAGACGGCGATGCAGCCGACGAGGAATCTGCCGTCACCGAAGAATCGGCTGACGCCGACGAAGCCGACACGTCCCGCAAGCCCGCCAGGGCGCGCGGCGCCGCGCCGGGGCGTGAGTCCGCTTCTACCGACACCGACACCGACACCAACGAGGCGACGACCCCGTCGGCCGGGAACACCGCCGCCGAGCCTGCCGGCTCGACCGACGAGGTCGCCGAAGTCGCGCCGGCGGGCCGCACGGCCCAGGCCCTGACGTGGCTGTCCAGTCCCGCAGCCGTGGCGGGACGCACGTCTGCGACCGCGACGCAGACCGCCACCACCGCGGTGCCGAACCCCTGGGCGGCGCTCATCGACGCCATCTTCACGCCGTTCGCCGGGGGAGGCCCGGCCGGGCTGCCCGCGGATTCGCCGCTGTCCTGGGCCGCCGCCGCGGCGGCGCGGCGGGAAGCGCTTTTCGCCGGCCCGATCGTCGTCGACCCGGCCACCATGGCGTTCGAGGACGGCGTGATCTACGGGTCGATCAATGCGACCGCCACGAACGGACGTCAGCTGTTCTACACGGTCATCGGCTCGTCGCCGGAGGGCGGCAAGACCACCCTCCTCAGCACCGCCGGCGGGTTCACGTTCCTGCCGGATCTGGCCGTGGTCAATGCCCGCGGTAGCGACACCTTCACGGTGATGGTCAGCCAGGAGAGCGCGCTGGTGGTCCTGCTCAAGCAGATCCCGGTACTCGGCGACCTCGTGGACCCGATCGTGCTCACGCTGCAGCAGACCCCGATCCTCGGAGCGGTCCTGCAGCCGATCATCGGTTACCGCGTGATCACCTCGGTCACGGTCGACACCGGCGAGATGATCCCGGAGAACGTGCCTTTCGCGTTCACGACGAAGGTGGAGTCGTTTGACGGCACGAAGATCAGTGTCAACTTCTTCCCGGCCGCCGGGCTGCAGAACGGGCAGGACGCGGAGACGATCTTCAACGGCCCGGGGCTGGGCAGCGCCGGTTACACCGACCCGACCGCGGTGATCTCGCTGGCGAACCTGATACCCGGGATCAAGACACTGCGCGACGGCGGCTACAACGTGGTGACCTGGGATCCCCGCGGGGAGTTCGCCTCCGGCGGGATCCTGCAGCTCGACAGTCCGTTCTTCGAGGGCCGCGACGTTCAGGCGCTGATCTCCTGGGCCGCCACCCTGCCGGGGGTCAAGACGAACGCGCCGGGGGATCCGGTGATGGGCATGGTCGGCGGCTCCTACGGCGGCGGAATCCAGCTGGTGACCGCGGGAATCGACAAGAGGGTCGAAGCCATCGTTCCGGTGATCGCCTGGAACTCGCTGACCATGGCGCTCTATCCCGAGAAGGCGTTCAAGTCGGGCTGGGCGACCCTGCTAGGCCTGGACCTGCTGACCGCCGGCGCCCGGATCAACGCGCAGATCTACCCCGCGATCATCCTCGGCGATCTGCTCGGGTTCATCACCGAGGTCCAGCAGGCCATCATCGAGAGCAGTGGCCCGACAGTGCTGGTCAACAGCATCACCGCGCCGACGCTGTTGATCCAGGGCACCGTCGACGGATTGTTCACGCTCCGACAGGCGTTCACCAACGCCGCGATGCTCGGCGCGAATGGTGTTCCGGTGGACATGATCTGGGCCTGCGGTGGGCACGGCATCTGTCTGAACCCGCCGAACGACAACCAGGCGACGCATTTGGTGAACGCGACGATGGACTGGCTCGACCGGTACGTGCGCGGCAACGAACTGGTGCCTACGGGACCCCGCTTCGAGTGGTACGACCAAAACGGTGACTATCACGCTTCCGAGGTGATGCCGACGGAGTCAGGGTTCTACGGCGAGCCTTTCGTCACGCAGGACGACGGCGGATTCCTGCCGATCATCCCGATCGGCGGGTCCGGTCCCCAGACCCAATCGCCCACGCCGTGGTTGCTGTCCCCGGCAACCGCGTCCAAGGCGTCGCTGGCGCTGAACATGACGATCGCCCCGCCCGAGGGCGCTCAGTTCGTGGGTGCTCCACAGGTCACGCTGACCTACGAGGGTCTGGGCACCGCCACGCACATCTACGGTCAGATCGTCGACGATGCCACCGGCCTGGTGCTGGGCAACCTGGTCACCGCGATCCCGGTGACGCTCGACGGCAGGAGTCGCACCGTGACGTTCGATCTGGAGCAGATCGCCTACACGGCGGGCGCCGGGGACACGCTCACGTTGCAGTTGACCGGGTTCGCCACGCCGTATCTCGATCTGACCCAGATCGGCTTCATCGACGTCCAGGGCGTGACGCTGTCGCTGCCGACGGTATCGACCGCCGAACCGGTGACCGGCGAATTGGCCGCCGCGGTGGTCGCGGCCTAG
- a CDS encoding helicase HerA-like domain-containing protein, producing MSTHPSATPAQQIAAGYAAEGAAVELGTVVVDGVCDPAARVRIPLATLNRHGLVAGATGTGKTKSLQVLAEQLSAAGVPVVMADVKGDLSGLSRPGEPGAKVAERAADTGDDWAPAAYPVEFLSLGTSGIGVPVRATITSFGPILLSKVLGLNQTQESTLGLIFHWADQQGLPLLDLKDLRSVIQYLTSDEGKPQLKALGAVSTTTAGVILRALVNLEAEGADTFFGEPELEPDDLMRVDASGRGVITLLELGSQAARPVLFSTFLMWVLADLFTTLPEVGDVDKPKLVFVFDEAHLLFSDASKAFLDQVEQTVKLIRSKGVGVLFCTQLPGDIPKEVLSQLGARIQHALRAFTPDDQKALTKTVRTYPKTDVYDLESALTSLGTGEAVVTVLSERGAPTPVAWTRMRAPRSLMDTIGSDAIAAAAQASPLQAEYGQTVDRDSAYERLAARLAPPPPVPQPPVAPSPTEQPPVYVPPPMDIPPMPAPASPPEPGFLDQVMANPAFKSAMRSAGTVIGREITRSIFGTGRRKRRR from the coding sequence ATGAGCACGCACCCTTCCGCCACCCCCGCGCAGCAGATCGCCGCAGGTTATGCGGCGGAAGGAGCAGCGGTCGAGCTCGGCACCGTCGTCGTCGACGGCGTCTGCGACCCGGCCGCGCGGGTCCGGATCCCGTTGGCCACGCTGAACCGCCACGGGCTGGTGGCCGGTGCGACCGGCACCGGCAAGACGAAGTCGCTGCAGGTGCTGGCCGAACAGCTCTCGGCGGCCGGGGTGCCGGTGGTGATGGCCGACGTCAAAGGCGACCTGTCGGGCTTGTCCAGGCCCGGTGAACCCGGGGCCAAGGTGGCCGAGCGCGCCGCCGACACCGGCGACGACTGGGCCCCGGCGGCCTACCCCGTGGAGTTCCTGTCGCTGGGCACCTCGGGCATCGGGGTGCCGGTGCGCGCGACCATCACCAGCTTCGGGCCGATCCTGCTGTCAAAGGTGCTCGGGCTGAACCAGACTCAGGAATCGACGCTCGGGCTGATCTTCCACTGGGCCGATCAGCAGGGGCTGCCGTTGCTGGACCTCAAAGACCTGCGCTCGGTCATCCAGTACCTGACCAGCGACGAGGGCAAACCGCAGCTCAAGGCGCTCGGTGCGGTGTCGACGACGACGGCCGGGGTGATCCTGCGGGCACTGGTGAACCTGGAGGCCGAAGGCGCGGACACGTTCTTCGGCGAGCCGGAGCTCGAACCCGACGATCTGATGCGCGTCGACGCGTCCGGGCGTGGCGTCATCACGCTGCTGGAACTGGGCAGCCAGGCGGCCCGGCCGGTGCTGTTCTCGACGTTTCTGATGTGGGTGCTCGCCGATCTGTTCACCACGCTGCCCGAGGTCGGTGACGTCGACAAACCCAAGCTGGTTTTCGTCTTCGACGAGGCGCACCTGCTGTTCTCCGACGCGTCGAAGGCGTTCCTCGACCAGGTCGAGCAGACCGTCAAACTCATCCGGTCCAAGGGTGTCGGTGTGCTGTTCTGCACCCAGCTGCCCGGAGACATCCCCAAAGAGGTCCTCAGCCAGCTCGGCGCGCGGATCCAGCACGCGCTGCGTGCGTTCACCCCTGACGATCAGAAGGCGCTGACCAAGACCGTCCGCACCTATCCGAAAACCGACGTGTACGACCTCGAATCGGCTCTGACGTCGCTGGGCACCGGCGAGGCCGTCGTGACCGTGCTCTCGGAGAGGGGCGCACCGACGCCGGTGGCCTGGACCCGGATGCGCGCGCCGCGGTCGCTGATGGACACCATCGGGTCCGACGCGATCGCCGCGGCGGCCCAAGCCAGCCCGCTGCAGGCCGAGTACGGCCAGACGGTCGACCGGGACTCTGCCTATGAACGGCTCGCGGCGCGTCTGGCGCCACCACCGCCGGTGCCCCAGCCGCCCGTCGCCCCTTCGCCGACCGAGCAGCCTCCGGTGTACGTCCCACCGCCGATGGACATCCCGCCGATGCCCGCACCCGCGTCGCCCCCCGAGCCCGGCTTCCTCGATCAGGTGATGGCCAACCCGGCGTTCAAGAGCGCGATGCGCTCGGCGGGGACGGTGATCGGGCGCGAGATCACCCGCAGCATCTTCGGCACGGGCCGGCGTAAGCGCCGCCGCTGA
- the cmrA gene encoding mycolate reductase (Catalyzes the final step in mycolic acid biosynthesis.), whose translation MPVPAPSADARAVVTGASQNIGEALAVELARRGHHLIITARREEVLNTLAERLRADFGVTVEVRAVDLADPAARDVFCEELATRNISILCANAGTATFGAVASLDPAEERKQVQLNVLGVHDLVLAVLPGMVERRAGGILVSGSAAGNSPIPNNATYAATKAFANTFSESLRGEVKSSGVHVTVLAPGPVRTELPDPDEQSLVERLIPDFLWIDTEYTAKVSLDGLERNKMRVVPGLTSKAMSTASGYAPRSIVAPIVGAVYKKLGGD comes from the coding sequence ATGCCAGTACCCGCTCCCAGCGCGGACGCTCGCGCCGTCGTCACCGGCGCTTCGCAGAACATCGGTGAGGCGCTGGCCGTCGAGCTCGCCCGCCGTGGCCATCACCTGATCATCACCGCCCGCCGCGAAGAGGTGCTCAACACCCTCGCCGAGCGGCTGCGCGCCGACTTCGGCGTCACCGTGGAGGTACGCGCCGTCGACCTGGCCGACCCGGCCGCGCGCGACGTGTTCTGCGAGGAGCTGGCCACCCGCAACATCTCGATCCTGTGCGCGAACGCCGGCACCGCGACGTTCGGCGCCGTCGCCTCCCTGGATCCGGCCGAGGAACGGAAACAGGTGCAGCTCAACGTGCTCGGCGTACACGACCTGGTGCTTGCCGTGTTGCCGGGCATGGTCGAGCGGCGGGCCGGCGGCATTTTGGTCTCCGGTTCGGCGGCGGGCAACTCCCCGATCCCGAACAACGCGACCTACGCCGCGACGAAAGCGTTCGCGAACACGTTCAGCGAATCGCTGCGCGGCGAGGTGAAATCGTCCGGGGTGCACGTCACGGTGCTCGCGCCGGGACCGGTACGCACCGAGCTGCCCGACCCCGACGAGCAGTCCCTCGTCGAGAGGTTGATCCCGGACTTCCTGTGGATCGACACCGAGTACACCGCCAAGGTGTCGCTGGATGGGTTGGAGCGCAACAAGATGCGCGTCGTCCCCGGCCTGACGTCGAAGGCGATGTCAACCGCCAGCGGCTATGCGCCGCGCTCGATCGTCGCGCCGATCGTCGGCGCCGTCTACAAGAAGCTCGGCGGCGACTAA
- a CDS encoding DUF3618 domain-containing protein, protein MADRDPDTIKAEIDLAREQLAITVDSLAERANPRRVADDVKAGVIRFVSKPPVAISLAGAGVLLLVLTIRRIRQ, encoded by the coding sequence GTGGCGGACCGGGATCCCGACACCATCAAGGCTGAGATCGATCTGGCGCGCGAGCAGCTGGCGATCACGGTCGACTCCCTCGCCGAGCGGGCCAATCCGCGCCGGGTGGCCGACGACGTCAAGGCGGGGGTGATCCGCTTCGTGTCGAAGCCGCCGGTGGCGATCTCCCTGGCCGGGGCCGGCGTGCTGTTGCTGGTGCTGACGATCCGCCGTATCCGGCAGTGA